CGGAGAGGGTGGCCACGATGTCGTCCGCCTCGTAGCCCTCCAGGGTGATCGTGGGGATGCCGAGGGCCTCCATGACCTTCACGGTCAGCTCGATCTGCCCGGCGAACTCCGCGGGGGTCTCGGAGCGCCCCGCCTTGTACTCGCCGTACTCCTCGGAGCGGAACGTGGGGCCCGAGAGGTCGAACGCGACCGCCACGTGCGTGGGGCGCTGCTGGCGGATCATGGTGAGCAGCATGGCGGTGAAGCCGTACACGGCGTTGGTGTGCTGGCCCGTGTCCGTGGCGAAGTTCTCGGCGGGCAGCGCGTAGAACGCGCGGAACGCCATCGAGTGACCGTCCAGGACCAGCAGGCGCTGCGGGTCCTCCGGGGTCGGATCTGCCGCCATGGGTGCTCACGTCTCCTCTCGGCGCGCGGCGCGGTCGCGCCCGTCGCGTGTGCCAGCCTAGTGGCCATGACCGACCACGCCGAGCGCGCCGACGCCGCCCCCGCCCCGACCTCCGACCTCGTCTACCGGCCCGGGGTGACCCCCGGGCTGACCGACGCGCAGCTGGAGGCCGCGTGCGCCGCCGCGGGCCTGACGCCCGAGCTCGTGGCCGCCCTCGGCGGGGCCAACGTGAGCCCCCTGGCCCAGAAGATGGGCATCCGCTTCCTCGAGCTCACCCCCGAGCGCGCGGTCGCCACGATGCCCGTCGCCGGCAACGAGCAGCCCGCCGGCCTGCTGCACGGCGGCGCCCACCTGGTGCTCGCCGAGTCCCTCGGGTCCATGGCGGCGAAGCTGCACGCCGGACCCGAGCGCGGCGTCGTCGGGATCGAGATCGGCGCCACCCACCACCGCGCCGCCCGCTCCGGGCTGGTCACGGGCACGGCCACGGCGATCCACCTCGGCGGCACGCTCACCACCCACGAGGTGGTGATGACGGACGAGCAGGGCCGGCGCCTGTCCACCGCCCGCATCACGAACATGGTGCTGCGCGGGCGCGGCTGAGCCGCCGGGCGGGCGCCCTCAGGCGGTGCCCGCGTTCAGGCAGCGCCTGTGCTCAGGACGCGTCGGGGGTGCGCGGGGCGGGCTCGCCGTGCTCGCGGCCCGGCGTGTCCTCGGCGAGCTCGTCGTAGTGGCCCGGGTTCATGGGCACGCCCGTGAGGTACGCCGACCGGCCCAGGGCCATGGTGGCCACGGCGGCCGAGCCCAGCTGCAGGACCACGATCAGGGCGA
The sequence above is a segment of the Micrococcus endophyticus genome. Coding sequences within it:
- a CDS encoding PaaI family thioesterase, giving the protein MTDHAERADAAPAPTSDLVYRPGVTPGLTDAQLEAACAAAGLTPELVAALGGANVSPLAQKMGIRFLELTPERAVATMPVAGNEQPAGLLHGGAHLVLAESLGSMAAKLHAGPERGVVGIEIGATHHRAARSGLVTGTATAIHLGGTLTTHEVVMTDEQGRRLSTARITNMVLRGRG